In Nymphaea colorata isolate Beijing-Zhang1983 chromosome 5, ASM883128v2, whole genome shotgun sequence, one genomic interval encodes:
- the LOC116254017 gene encoding uncharacterized protein LOC116254017, which yields MKGFLSALLSKPAASLRRLEHDVETVIKVLQPGPLGVVEHKFSDTEIRQAEAAVRSAIENWKRNTDLESRHGFVKHKEGGSSS from the exons ATGAAGGGTTTCCTGAGCGCTCTGCTGTCCAAGCCAGCCGCTTCTCTTAG GCGGCTGGAGCATGATGTAGAAACTGTGATCAAAGTATTGCAGCCGGGGCCTCTGGGAGTGGTGGAGCACAAATTCTCCGACACTGAGATTCGCCAGGCAGAGGCTGCCGTTCGTTCAGCAATTGAGAATTGGAAGAGGAACACAGATCTGGAAAGCAGGCATGGATTCGTGAAGCACAAAGAAGGAGGTAGCTCGTCCTGA